The Mycolicibacterium boenickei genome has a segment encoding these proteins:
- a CDS encoding SDR family NAD(P)-dependent oxidoreductase produces MDLGFAGAATVVVGGGRGMGFATAQCLAEDGARIAIVGRSRDVLDAAATELTRLGSPEAVPIVADTSDGSQVERAFAAVGERWGELNALINTVGPGAAGNFEELTDDQWQEAFDAGLMGMVRCVRAALPLLRKAEWARVVNFSAHSTQRQSTRLPAYTAAKAAVNSVSKNLSLLLAKDEIMVNVVSPGSISSEALRGWADTVGVDGNDPYALMAAIDEHFGHPAHLPRAGLPGEIGPVAAFLASRRNSYMTGANVNVDGGSDFI; encoded by the coding sequence ATGGATCTGGGATTCGCGGGTGCGGCCACCGTCGTCGTGGGCGGTGGCCGCGGAATGGGCTTCGCGACCGCGCAATGCCTGGCCGAGGATGGCGCGCGGATCGCGATCGTGGGTCGTTCCCGCGACGTGCTCGACGCTGCCGCAACGGAGCTGACCCGCCTCGGATCGCCGGAGGCGGTGCCCATCGTCGCCGACACCTCGGACGGCTCCCAGGTCGAGCGGGCCTTCGCCGCGGTGGGCGAGCGATGGGGTGAACTGAACGCCTTGATCAACACGGTCGGTCCGGGCGCCGCGGGCAACTTCGAGGAGCTGACCGACGACCAGTGGCAGGAAGCGTTCGATGCCGGTCTGATGGGTATGGTGCGGTGTGTGCGGGCGGCATTGCCGTTGCTACGCAAGGCCGAATGGGCGCGCGTCGTCAACTTCTCGGCCCATTCCACCCAGCGGCAGAGCACCCGGCTGCCGGCGTACACGGCGGCCAAGGCGGCCGTGAACAGCGTGTCCAAGAATCTGTCGCTGTTGCTGGCGAAGGACGAGATCATGGTCAACGTGGTGTCCCCGGGCAGCATCTCGTCGGAAGCGCTGCGTGGTTGGGCTGACACCGTAGGTGTCGACGGCAACGACCCGTATGCGTTGATGGCGGCCATCGACGAGCATTTCGGTCATCCCGCCCATTTGCCACGTGCCGGACTTCCCGGCGAAATCGGTCCGGTCGCAGCATTTCTCGCTTCCAGGCGCAACTCGTACATGACCGGGGCCAACGTCAACGTGGACGGTGGGTCAGACTTCATCTAG
- a CDS encoding thiolase family protein yields the protein MPTPVIVGAARTAIGRSFKGTLVNTPPETLITTVLPEVVRRAGIAPEAIDDLIFAESNYGGGDIARYAADALGWQSVPGQAVNRHCAGSLTAIGNASAQIGSGMERVLVAGGVQSLSSSPLMKWRVPGFGPEIEFIEPWMTPTHVETPDAPMRDMSITVGWNTAQAAGITREDMDAWAARSHQRAIAAIDAGKFLDEIVPLKVSQPDGSVIEFSVDEHPRRGTTAEKLAELKVLHPEIEGFSITAGNSSGTNDAAAAVALVGDDYAAAENLNVMAKVRAWGAVGVAARDTGLGGVEVIGKVLDRAGLKPSDVALWEINEAFASVPIAAVRKYGIDEELVNFSGSGCSLGHPISASGARMVTTLIYELQRRGGGIGVAAMCAGGGQGGGLVIEV from the coding sequence ATGCCAACACCCGTCATCGTGGGCGCTGCCCGCACCGCGATCGGCCGCTCCTTCAAGGGAACGCTGGTCAACACCCCGCCGGAAACCCTGATCACCACGGTGCTGCCCGAGGTCGTGCGCCGCGCGGGCATCGCCCCGGAGGCCATCGACGATCTGATCTTCGCCGAATCCAACTACGGCGGCGGCGATATCGCGCGCTACGCAGCCGATGCGCTGGGCTGGCAGTCGGTACCCGGTCAGGCCGTCAACCGGCACTGCGCGGGATCGCTCACCGCGATCGGCAACGCGTCGGCCCAGATCGGCTCCGGCATGGAGCGGGTCCTGGTGGCCGGCGGTGTGCAGTCCCTGTCGTCGTCGCCACTGATGAAGTGGCGGGTTCCGGGATTCGGTCCCGAGATCGAGTTCATCGAGCCCTGGATGACGCCGACGCACGTCGAGACCCCGGATGCGCCGATGCGCGACATGTCGATCACGGTCGGCTGGAACACCGCGCAAGCGGCCGGGATCACCCGTGAGGACATGGATGCCTGGGCCGCGCGGTCGCACCAGCGGGCCATCGCCGCGATCGACGCGGGCAAGTTCCTCGACGAGATCGTGCCACTGAAGGTCAGCCAACCCGATGGCTCAGTCATCGAGTTCAGCGTCGACGAGCACCCGCGCCGCGGCACCACCGCGGAGAAGCTCGCCGAACTCAAGGTCCTGCACCCGGAGATCGAAGGATTCTCCATCACCGCGGGCAACAGCAGCGGCACCAACGACGCTGCCGCTGCTGTCGCCCTGGTCGGCGACGACTATGCGGCCGCGGAGAATCTCAACGTGATGGCCAAGGTCAGGGCCTGGGGTGCGGTCGGCGTCGCCGCGCGTGACACCGGCCTCGGCGGCGTCGAGGTGATCGGCAAGGTCTTGGACCGCGCCGGGCTCAAGCCGTCGGATGTCGCGCTGTGGGAGATCAACGAGGCCTTCGCCTCGGTGCCGATCGCCGCGGTGCGCAAGTACGGCATCGACGAGGAGCTGGTGAACTTCTCCGGCAGCGGATGCAGCCTTGGCCACCCGATCTCGGCGTCCGGTGCACGCATGGTCACCACGCTGATCTACGAACTGCAGCGTCGCGGTGGCGGTATCGGCGTGGCCGCGATGTGCGCTGGTGGCGGTCAGGGCGGCGGCCTGGTCATCGAGGTCTAG
- a CDS encoding dihydrodipicolinate synthase family protein, whose product MATAGEARDWARHALRGIGDSLYTPFSGADGDDIDWDAYRYLVRYCVGDLGHQMLWCTSGLAEFWALTLAERKQLLEVAIDEGRRANPDVVIQACTAATSAKDCVELTRHAQQAGADIVYIQTPMMEAHAGEGVLRFFRYVADRTDIALGMFNSPSSGYVLTPEESARIAEAIPAVCATKEGAFRPAASRRLHELAPYLAVWECDTTVYRAGWLRDGIVCPAQLGTAGYLYETPQRRIFTEYWDLVYADRLIEAMDFGRESGLDQFSFDMGSWFTCYPGRADYFTHWADAFKHAASVLGLPIGDYPHSRPPQAPLPDAAKVQIETAYRKLGLIDA is encoded by the coding sequence ATGGCAACGGCAGGCGAAGCGCGAGACTGGGCCCGTCACGCACTGCGCGGAATCGGTGATTCGCTATACACCCCGTTCAGCGGCGCCGACGGCGACGACATCGACTGGGATGCCTACCGGTACCTCGTGCGCTATTGCGTCGGCGACCTCGGTCACCAGATGCTGTGGTGTACCAGCGGTTTGGCCGAGTTCTGGGCCCTGACCCTGGCCGAGCGCAAGCAGCTGCTCGAGGTGGCGATCGACGAGGGGCGACGCGCCAACCCGGATGTCGTGATCCAGGCCTGCACCGCGGCGACCTCGGCCAAGGACTGCGTGGAGCTCACCCGGCATGCGCAACAGGCCGGCGCCGACATCGTCTACATCCAGACGCCCATGATGGAGGCACACGCCGGAGAGGGTGTGCTGCGCTTCTTCCGATACGTCGCCGATCGCACGGACATCGCCCTCGGGATGTTCAACTCGCCGTCCTCCGGTTATGTGCTCACACCGGAGGAAAGTGCCCGGATCGCCGAGGCGATCCCGGCGGTGTGCGCCACCAAGGAGGGCGCCTTCCGGCCGGCCGCGAGCCGCCGTCTACATGAGCTGGCGCCGTACCTGGCGGTCTGGGAATGCGACACCACCGTGTACCGGGCGGGCTGGCTTCGGGACGGCATCGTGTGCCCGGCCCAGCTGGGCACGGCGGGGTACCTGTACGAGACCCCGCAACGCCGCATCTTCACCGAGTACTGGGACCTGGTGTACGCCGACCGGCTGATCGAGGCGATGGACTTCGGCCGGGAGTCCGGACTGGATCAGTTCAGCTTCGACATGGGGTCCTGGTTCACGTGTTACCCGGGTCGAGCCGACTACTTCACCCACTGGGCCGACGCGTTCAAGCACGCGGCCTCGGTGCTGGGGCTGCCCATCGGCGATTACCCGCATTCCCGTCCGCCCCAGGCGCCGCTGCCGGATGCGGCCAAGGTCCAGATCGAGACTGCTTACCGGAAGCTCGGTTTGATCGACGCCTGA
- a CDS encoding amidohydrolase family protein, with amino-acid sequence MPEAPERLPYLAVDVDNHYYEPIDAFTRHLPKEFRSRGVQMVQDGKRTLAVMGGTVNHFIPNPTFDPIIEPGCLDLLFRGEIPEGVDPASLMKVDRLSDHPEYQNRDARVKVLDRQRLETVFMLPTFACGVEEGLKHDIEATMASVHAFNLWLDEDWGFDRPDGRFVSAPIISLADPVKAVEEVEFVIGRGAKLVCVRPAPVPGAVRPRSLGDPSHDPVWARLAEAGVAVVFHLSDSGYMAVPALWGGSGVFKGFGKRDPLDMVIMDDRAIHDTMASMIVHQVFTRHPKLKVCSIENGSYFVYRLIKRLKKAANNAPYHFKEDPVEQLRNNVWIAPYYEDDVKLLADTIGVDKILFGSDWPHGEGLADPTTFTADIPQFPEFSLEDTRKVMRDNALELLGDPTRTAPGVAGLVSV; translated from the coding sequence ATGCCCGAAGCTCCCGAACGGCTTCCGTACCTTGCCGTCGACGTCGACAACCACTACTACGAGCCGATCGATGCGTTCACCCGGCACCTGCCCAAGGAGTTCCGGAGCCGTGGTGTTCAGATGGTGCAGGACGGCAAACGCACGTTGGCGGTGATGGGCGGAACGGTCAACCACTTCATCCCCAACCCGACCTTCGACCCGATCATCGAACCGGGCTGCCTGGACCTGCTGTTCCGCGGCGAGATCCCCGAAGGCGTGGACCCGGCTTCCCTGATGAAGGTCGACCGGCTCTCCGATCATCCCGAATACCAGAATCGCGATGCGCGGGTGAAGGTGCTCGACCGTCAGCGCCTCGAAACCGTCTTCATGCTGCCGACTTTCGCGTGTGGCGTGGAGGAGGGGCTCAAGCACGACATCGAGGCCACCATGGCGTCAGTACACGCTTTCAACCTGTGGCTGGACGAAGACTGGGGCTTCGACCGGCCCGACGGACGGTTCGTGTCCGCGCCCATCATCTCGCTGGCGGACCCGGTCAAGGCGGTCGAGGAAGTCGAGTTCGTGATCGGCCGCGGCGCCAAGCTGGTGTGTGTGCGGCCGGCACCGGTACCGGGTGCGGTCCGGCCGCGGTCCCTGGGGGACCCGTCGCACGATCCGGTGTGGGCCCGCCTGGCCGAGGCCGGTGTCGCCGTGGTCTTCCATCTGTCGGACTCCGGATACATGGCGGTCCCGGCGTTGTGGGGCGGCAGCGGCGTATTCAAGGGGTTCGGCAAGCGCGACCCGCTCGACATGGTGATCATGGATGACCGCGCGATTCACGACACCATGGCCTCGATGATCGTGCACCAGGTCTTCACCCGGCATCCCAAGCTCAAGGTGTGCAGCATCGAGAACGGCTCGTACTTCGTCTACCGGCTGATCAAGCGGCTGAAGAAGGCGGCCAACAATGCGCCGTACCACTTCAAGGAGGATCCGGTCGAGCAGCTGCGCAACAACGTCTGGATCGCGCCGTACTACGAGGACGACGTGAAGCTGCTCGCCGACACCATCGGTGTGGACAAGATCCTGTTCGGCTCGGACTGGCCGCACGGCGAGGGCCTGGCCGACCCGACCACCTTCACCGCCGACATCCCGCAGTTCCCGGAGTTCAGCCTCGAGGACACCAGAAAAGTCATGCGGGACAACGCTCTTGAGCTTCTGGGTGACCCGACCCGGACCGCGCCTGGCGTCGCGGGCCTGGTGTCGGTCTAG
- a CDS encoding TetR/AcrR family transcriptional regulator — MEVPAVAKQPTAEKRQRRERGSINPDDIIAGAFELAEQVSIDNLSMPLLGKHLGVGVTSIYWYFRKKDDLLNAMTDRALRQFVVATPYVEAKDWRESLANHARTMRKAFMGNPILCDLILIRSALSPRAARLGVQEMETAISGLVEAGLSVEDAFDTYSAVSVHVRGSVVLHRLYEKNRANDNAPGDYEETMVIDPEITPLLAQVTSEGHRIGAADEKNFEYGLECILDHAAARIEANTGKAKKTPARRKAAAS; from the coding sequence ATGGAGGTGCCCGCAGTGGCAAAGCAGCCGACCGCTGAGAAACGTCAACGGCGCGAACGTGGGTCCATCAATCCTGACGACATCATCGCCGGCGCTTTCGAACTCGCCGAGCAGGTGTCGATCGACAACCTCAGCATGCCGCTGCTCGGCAAACATCTCGGCGTCGGTGTCACGAGCATCTACTGGTACTTCCGCAAGAAGGACGATCTGCTCAACGCGATGACCGACCGCGCACTGCGCCAGTTCGTCGTCGCCACCCCCTATGTGGAGGCCAAGGACTGGCGTGAGTCACTGGCCAACCACGCCAGGACCATGCGAAAAGCCTTCATGGGTAACCCGATCCTGTGTGATCTCATTCTCATTCGGTCGGCACTGAGTCCCCGGGCCGCACGCCTGGGGGTGCAGGAGATGGAGACCGCGATCTCCGGGCTGGTCGAGGCCGGGCTGTCGGTCGAGGACGCCTTCGACACGTATTCGGCCGTGTCCGTACACGTCCGCGGGTCGGTTGTGCTGCACCGTCTGTATGAGAAGAACCGGGCCAACGACAACGCCCCCGGCGACTACGAAGAGACCATGGTGATCGACCCCGAGATCACCCCGCTGCTGGCCCAGGTCACCAGCGAGGGACACCGCATCGGGGCGGCCGACGAGAAGAACTTCGAGTACGGCCTCGAATGCATCCTCGACCACGCAGCGGCCCGGATCGAGGCCAACACCGGTAAGGCGAAGAAGACGCCCGCCCGGCGCAAGGCCGCGGCCAGCTGA
- a CDS encoding FadR/GntR family transcriptional regulator translates to MEGRARRIRQPRVADIVASKLRDDILSGRLREGDILPTQESLFQEFGVSPPALREAIHLLETDGLISVRRGNVGGAVVQMPSAERTAHMIGMVLQARAATPADVSEALLHLEPICAGMCAARADRATEVVPYLQAEIDCQTANFDDASQYVPNARRFHEALVSRCGNEPMILLIGSLELIWSTHESGVWTGEGEAGMSASTMRAALRDHQRLVDAIADGNTARATRLAGDHLSAARRTTLAAGNDKTIEARLISHDR, encoded by the coding sequence ATGGAAGGACGCGCCCGGCGCATCCGGCAGCCCCGGGTTGCCGACATCGTCGCGTCGAAACTGCGCGACGACATCCTGTCCGGCCGGCTGCGCGAAGGGGACATCCTGCCCACGCAGGAGAGCCTGTTCCAGGAGTTCGGGGTGAGTCCGCCCGCGTTGCGTGAGGCGATCCATCTGCTGGAGACCGACGGGCTGATCTCGGTGCGCCGCGGAAACGTCGGCGGGGCGGTGGTGCAGATGCCCTCGGCGGAGCGCACCGCCCACATGATCGGCATGGTGCTGCAGGCCCGTGCCGCCACGCCGGCGGATGTCAGCGAGGCCCTGCTGCACCTGGAGCCGATCTGTGCGGGCATGTGCGCCGCCCGCGCGGACCGCGCCACCGAGGTGGTGCCCTATCTTCAGGCGGAGATCGACTGTCAGACAGCGAACTTCGACGACGCCTCGCAGTATGTCCCCAACGCCCGGCGATTCCACGAGGCGCTGGTGTCCCGGTGCGGCAATGAGCCGATGATCTTGCTGATCGGCTCGCTGGAACTGATCTGGTCGACGCACGAGTCGGGGGTGTGGACCGGTGAAGGCGAGGCGGGGATGTCGGCGTCGACCATGCGGGCCGCGCTGCGGGATCACCAGCGCCTGGTGGACGCGATCGCCGACGGCAACACCGCCCGGGCGACCAGGCTCGCCGGCGACCATCTCTCCGCCGCGCGGCGCACCACGTTGGCCGCAGGCAACGACAAAACCATTGAAGCGAGGTTGATTTCGCATGACAGATGA
- a CDS encoding enoyl-CoA hydratase: protein MTVADSVGTDAVLYETTDAGVAVITLNRPDRLNSWGADISAGVYANFDRAEADRAVRAIVLTGSGRGFCAGAYMGAMQDLGAGITEDTDVSKIVGERHPHFLTELRKPVIAAINGACVGIGLTHALMCDVRFAAAGAKFATAFPRRGLIGEYGITWILPRLAGWGASADLLLSGRTFLAEEAAQLGLVKEVVAPENLLGRALEYAEDLARNCSPASMAVIKRQLYGDANDNVADVSDRAEKLMHESMVRPDLVEGITAFFEKRPPNFPPLKEGC from the coding sequence ATGACGGTCGCCGACAGCGTGGGAACCGATGCGGTGCTCTACGAGACGACAGATGCCGGTGTCGCCGTCATCACGCTGAACCGTCCGGACCGGCTGAACTCGTGGGGTGCGGACATCTCTGCCGGCGTCTACGCGAATTTCGATCGCGCCGAGGCCGATCGCGCGGTTCGGGCGATCGTGCTGACCGGGAGTGGGCGCGGATTCTGCGCCGGTGCCTACATGGGCGCCATGCAGGACCTGGGCGCCGGCATCACCGAGGACACCGACGTCAGCAAGATTGTCGGCGAGCGCCACCCGCATTTCCTCACCGAATTGCGCAAGCCGGTCATCGCCGCCATCAACGGCGCCTGCGTCGGCATCGGCCTCACCCACGCGCTGATGTGCGACGTCCGATTCGCCGCGGCCGGAGCGAAATTCGCCACCGCCTTCCCACGCCGGGGACTGATCGGCGAATACGGCATCACCTGGATCCTGCCGCGGCTGGCCGGCTGGGGTGCCTCGGCGGACCTGCTCTTGAGTGGCCGGACCTTCCTCGCCGAGGAAGCGGCCCAGCTCGGATTGGTGAAAGAGGTTGTGGCGCCCGAGAACCTACTGGGCCGCGCCCTGGAGTATGCCGAGGATCTGGCCCGCAACTGCTCTCCGGCGTCCATGGCGGTGATCAAGCGTCAGCTCTACGGCGACGCCAACGACAACGTCGCCGACGTGAGTGACCGGGCCGAGAAACTCATGCACGAGTCCATGGTCCGCCCCGATCTCGTCGAGGGCATCACCGCATTCTTCGAAAAACGGCCCCCGAATTTCCCGCCCCTGAAAGAAGGTTGCTGA
- a CDS encoding crotonase/enoyl-CoA hydratase family protein, with protein MSEVVLRERRGRTLVITINRPEARNAFNLAVVQGLAEAMDELDDTPELSVAVLTGAGGNFCAGMDLKAFASGELPYVPGRGAGFTERPPRKPLIAAVEGFALAGGTELVLATDLVVASKVAKFGIPEVKRGLVAGGGGLLRLHQRIPYQKAMELALTGDSFTAEEAAAWGFVNKLTEPGGALDGALELADRITANGPLAVAVTKEIIASSSEWSADEMWKKQGELLAPVFSSNDAKEGAIAFAEKRAPNWTGS; from the coding sequence GTGTCGGAAGTAGTTTTGCGGGAGCGTCGGGGTCGCACGCTCGTCATCACGATCAATCGTCCGGAAGCGCGCAATGCGTTCAACCTTGCGGTGGTGCAAGGGCTCGCCGAAGCCATGGACGAACTCGATGACACCCCCGAGCTGTCGGTGGCCGTTCTCACCGGTGCGGGTGGAAACTTCTGTGCCGGGATGGACCTCAAGGCGTTCGCTTCGGGTGAGCTGCCGTACGTTCCTGGTCGCGGGGCGGGATTCACCGAGCGCCCGCCGCGCAAGCCGCTGATCGCCGCCGTCGAAGGGTTCGCGCTCGCCGGCGGGACCGAGTTGGTGCTGGCGACCGATCTGGTGGTCGCCTCCAAGGTCGCCAAGTTCGGCATTCCCGAGGTCAAGCGTGGTCTGGTGGCCGGCGGTGGCGGACTGCTGCGTCTGCACCAGCGCATCCCGTACCAGAAGGCCATGGAACTCGCGCTCACCGGTGACAGCTTCACCGCCGAAGAAGCCGCCGCGTGGGGCTTCGTCAACAAGCTGACCGAGCCCGGCGGCGCGCTCGACGGCGCGCTCGAGCTCGCCGATCGGATCACGGCCAACGGTCCGCTGGCCGTGGCGGTGACCAAGGAGATCATCGCCTCGTCCTCGGAGTGGTCGGCCGACGAGATGTGGAAGAAGCAGGGCGAACTGCTCGCACCGGTGTTCTCCTCGAACGACGCCAAGGAGGGGGCCATCGCCTTCGCCGAGAAGCGCGCCCCCAATTGGACCGGTTCCTGA
- a CDS encoding enoyl-CoA hydratase/isomerase family protein, which yields MTDDRVLFEVDADHRIATITLNNPKQRNSYDAAMRDEIARYLDIVAEDDDLTVVLLRGAEGVFSTGADMNNAYGWYGAEAPEAQKKSRPSQRRRLTVDRKSFGFYHNFMGFPKVTVGEISGYALGGGFEMALMTDISVIARDTKIGMPATRFLGPALGSLHMFFHRLGPVLARRMLLTGDIVEAGSIEHLGIFTDTCDADQVTARAQYWAAKAAKMPADGVVIAKEAFRLVEQSQAYQGEEVASYIFHAYGTNLQFSPGEFNFVKTRAQHGTKEAFRLRDEHFHVPEPQ from the coding sequence ATGACAGATGACCGGGTGCTGTTCGAGGTCGATGCGGATCACCGCATCGCCACCATCACGCTGAACAATCCGAAGCAGCGCAACTCCTACGACGCGGCCATGCGCGACGAGATCGCCCGCTACCTCGACATCGTGGCCGAGGACGACGACCTCACCGTGGTGCTGCTGCGTGGCGCCGAGGGGGTGTTCAGCACCGGGGCGGACATGAACAACGCCTACGGTTGGTATGGGGCAGAAGCGCCCGAAGCGCAGAAGAAGTCACGTCCCAGCCAGCGACGCCGACTTACCGTGGACCGCAAGTCGTTTGGCTTCTATCACAACTTCATGGGTTTCCCGAAGGTCACCGTGGGGGAGATCAGTGGCTACGCACTCGGCGGTGGCTTCGAGATGGCGTTGATGACGGATATCTCGGTGATCGCCCGCGATACCAAGATCGGGATGCCGGCCACCCGGTTCCTCGGTCCGGCGCTGGGCAGCCTGCACATGTTCTTCCACCGTCTCGGGCCGGTGCTGGCCCGGCGGATGCTGCTGACGGGGGACATCGTCGAGGCCGGCTCGATCGAGCACCTCGGCATCTTCACCGACACGTGTGACGCCGATCAGGTGACGGCCCGCGCGCAGTACTGGGCCGCCAAGGCGGCCAAGATGCCGGCCGACGGCGTGGTGATCGCCAAGGAGGCATTCCGGCTGGTCGAGCAGAGTCAGGCCTATCAGGGCGAGGAGGTGGCGAGTTACATCTTCCACGCCTACGGCACCAACCTGCAGTTCTCGCCGGGTGAGTTCAACTTCGTCAAGACCCGCGCTCAACATGGCACGAAGGAAGCGTTCCGGCTGCGCGACGAACATTTCCACGTCCCCGAACCGCAGTAG